The DNA window CCGCGCTGGGGGTGATGCCGCTGCTGGGCAGCGCGGTGGGGCCGATCACCCGTATCCATGTCAGCCGCGCCGGCGACTTCGGCCGGGTGCAGATGAATGCCGCCGACTATCAGCGGCCGTGGTTCGGCCAGGTGGTGGTGGCGCGCGACTTCGGACAGGCACTGGAAACCCGCCTCGGCCAGTTGCAGCACCTCACCCGCTACCGGCCGGCGCGCTTCGTGCGGCTGGGCGAGGTGGTGGACGGCCATCGCGCGGTGGTGGTGGCCGACGACAGCGGCGAACGCACGCTGTGGGCGCGGCTGGTGGTCGGGGCGGATGGCACCCGCAGCGGCGTGCGCGAAGGGTTGGGCATCGGCGTGGACGAGCACGATTTCGACCAGACCCTCTTTGTGGCACGGCTGCGCGCGGCGCGCGCGCCCGATGGCACCGCCTACGAGCGCTTTACCGACACCGGCCCGACCGCGCTGCTGCCGCGTGGCGACCGGCATTTCGGCGTGGTGCACGGGGTGGCGCGCGAGCAGGCCGAGGCGGTGATGGCCCTGGACGAGACCGCCTGGCTGCAGCGCCTGCAGAACGCCATTGGCTGGCGCGCCGGACGGCTGCTGGAAAGCGGTCCGCGCAGCGCCTACCCGTTGATCCAGGTGCTGGCGCGCGCGCTGGTCGGCGAACGCACGGTGCTGCTGGGCAATGCTGCCCAGACCATCCATCCGCTGGGCGCGCAGGGCTTCAACCTCGGTCTGCGTGATGCGCTGACCCTGGCCGAGCTGCTGCCCGAGGTCGGCGACCCGGGTAGCGATGCCCTGCTGCAGCAGTACGTGGCGCGCCGTGAAGAGGACCGCCGCCAGACCATCGCCTTCTCGGGCGGGCTGGCGCGGGTGACCAGCAATCCGGCCCCGCTGCTGCGCCCGCTGCGCAGCCTGGGGCTGCTGGCCGCGCAGGCCAGCGACGTGCAGTCGATGCTGGTCGGCGGAGCCATGGGCTTCCGCGGCGAGGTGCCGGCGTTGTGTCGGGGAGCAACCCCATGAACCGGCGCATGCGCGATGTGATCGTGGTTGGTGGTGGCGTTGTGGGGGCGGCGTGCGCGCTGGCTCTGGCCGATGCCGGGTTGGACGTCACCCTGGTAGAAGGCCGCGAGCCGGCCCACTGGCAGGCCGCGCAACCGGACCTGCGGGTATACGCGTTCGCCCCCGACAATGCGCAGCTGCTGCAGGCGCTGGGGGTCTGGCCGGCGGTGCTGTCCGCGCGTGCCTGTGCCTACCGGCGCATGCGGGTGTGGGATGCCGCTGGAGGTGAGGAACTGTGCTTCGATGCCGACCGCCTGGGCCGCGAGCAGCTGGGCTGGATCGTCGAAAACGATCTGCTGGTTGACCGTCTGTGGGCGGCGCTGCCGGCCGCCGGTGTGCAGCTGTGCTGTCCGGCCCGGGTGGAAGCCCTGGAACAGGATGAGGACGGCGTGCGCCTTCGCCTGGACGACGGCCGTCGACTCGAGGCGCGGCTGGCGGTGGCGGCCGATGGGGCCGAATCCACCCTGCGCCAGCTGGCCGGCCTGCAGGTCACCCGCGAGGACTATGGCCAGCGCGGCGTGGTCGCTTACATCGACACCGAACACGACAACGAAGCCACCGCCTGGCAGCGCTTCCTGACCACCGGGCCGCTGGCGGTGCTGCCGGCCGGTACGCGGCGCAGCTCCATCGTCTGGACCCTTCCTGATGCCGAAGCCGAGCGCGTGTTGGCGCTGGACGACGTCGCATTCGGGCAGGAGTTGACCCGCGCGTTTGGCGCGCGTCTGGGGGCGATGACGCTGGCCAGTCGTCGCGCCGCGTTCCCGCTGCGGCGGCAGCTCGCCACCGCCTATGTGGCCGGTCGCGTGGTGGCCTTGGGCGATGCCGCGCACGTGGTGCATCCGCTGGCCGGGCAGGGCGTGAATCTGGGCCTGCGCGACGTGGCCGCGCTGCGCGAACGTGTACTGCAGGCCCAGCAGCGCCGCCAGGACTGGTCCAGCCCGGACCGGCTGCAGCGCTGGGCGCGCGAGCGCCGCAGCGACAACACCGTGTCGGCGTACGGGTTTGATGCGATCAACAAGGTGTTCTCGAATGACGAGATGCACCTGACCCTCGCGCGCGGTCGCGCGCTGGGTTGCGTGGGCAAGTGGCCACCGCTGGTGTCGGCGTTCTGGAAGCGGGCGGCGGGGTTGGGGTGAGGGACGTTCTGGCCTCCCGTTGACGCGCATGGCGCGTCACCACGCGGGCTTGATCGAAATCCCGTGTAGGGACACGCCATGCGTGTCCACGATGAAATGATCGATATCCCTCGTAGAGCCACGCCCTGCGTGGCTTCGCAACAATGATCGAAATCCGGTAGAGCCGGGCCTTGCCCGGCTGCAGGATAGGGCGCTTCGCACTGCGCGTTCCCCCTCCGTGAGCCGATCATGACCATCACCAGCATCCTCACCCAGATATTCAAACCAGCCACCTACGCCGCCCAGAAGGCGGTAGCCCACCCTGAGGAGTTCAAGCGTGGGATAGCTGCGCTGCTGAAGAACATCAAAAACCTGAACCCCAGCCCGGAAGACTCATCGAACGTCTGTGTCCGCAGCAATCTTGCCTTCTCGAACCTGTGGAAACTCGAAACGTTCAACCAGTCTCCGCACGACGGCGGGACGCCCCTTGATGTAGCAACTGCAAAAGAGCAGTTGAGCTACGTCAAGTCCTTGAAGAGAGACTTCAAGTCACAGTTCGAGGACGTACTGAAGTCCAACGGGCGACGTGATTGCTGGTACAGGGACCAGGTCACGCCATTGAAAGAGCTTTACGGGGAGGCGAGCAAGCTCCAGCACTTCAACCATCGGGACTACGGGCAGCAGAAAAGCCAGTAGCCGTAAAAGATGATTGGATTTTGAAAGTGCCCAAGGCGGAAGGTGTCCAGAATCGCCGGTTGACCTAACCAGAACACACCCGCCATGACCGCGCCGATTGCTTCCGTCTCCCCGAAATCGACCGCCCCCGCTTCGTTAGGGCGGTCCGAGAAATCGCAGAACGGGGTAAAACCGACAAAAGTCTCAAACGAGTCACCCGTTAAGGTGCCGCACCAGAGCCAACAGCAGCGACTTCTTAATGAGGCCTTTGGTGCCTTTTTGAGCAACGTCAAGAAAGCCTCAGCGGTCGATTCGTTGCCGCTGCAGCATGTCTGTTCAACGGACAACCGCTTGCGCTGACGGCCTGACGCGCATGGCGCGTCACTACGGGATGTCCCAAATGACGCGATTCCCGTAGCGACACACCATGCGTGTCGTCGCGGTGCATGACACGCCGTGATGTCGCAATCGGCCCGAAATGATCGATTTCGACAAGTGGCTCACCGCCACGCCCCGCACACTGACGCAAACCACTCGCGCAGGTGCATGATGGCCCTATCCGGAATCTCCACTGTACTGAACGTGCTTCGCTCGCAGGACGTCCAGAAGGAGCAGAAGGCGGCTGCCGACGCCGAGCCCCTGTGTCCGGTCGAAGTCGTATCCGGGTTGCGCGGGATGCTGCAGGAGATCAGGAACGGCCAGCCCGCAGGCGTGGGCTTCAGCGGCGGCAACGGGGTGGCGGCTTACGCGGAACTTAATGCCCTCGTCGAACGCGCCCCGGACGGCGAAAGCGTTCCGCTCTCACCTGAGGGTTTCGCTTCCATGCTGTTGCATGTATCCCAGCTGGAAGCGGATCTCGCTCGACAGCTAAAAAATGCCCATTCAGAGCCGGCGCGGCAGGCGCTGCAGCGGGCTATCGGCGCAGCAGAAAACGTGAAGCATCTTTCCCGGTAGTGACGCGCCATGCGCGTCAATGCGGTGGTCTGGCGCGGTGGTCTGGCAGGGTCGAAGCCACGCAGGGCGTGGCTCTACGTTGCGACGGTTCAGGGTACTAGCCAGCCCTGCAGTTGGGTGCGATCCAACCGTCCCCGCCGCGCGGTATCCAGCGACTGGAACTCATCCGCCAGCGCGGGATTGGCCTGCGCTTCCTCACGGCTGATGAAGCCATCGCCG is part of the Stenotrophomonas oahuensis genome and encodes:
- the ubiH gene encoding 2-octaprenyl-6-methoxyphenyl hydroxylase encodes the protein MSEHHDVVIVGGGLVGASLAIALDRAGRRVGLVEATPAGSLPPVFDQRNLSFAAATVNALTALGVMPLLGSAVGPITRIHVSRAGDFGRVQMNAADYQRPWFGQVVVARDFGQALETRLGQLQHLTRYRPARFVRLGEVVDGHRAVVVADDSGERTLWARLVVGADGTRSGVREGLGIGVDEHDFDQTLFVARLRAARAPDGTAYERFTDTGPTALLPRGDRHFGVVHGVAREQAEAVMALDETAWLQRLQNAIGWRAGRLLESGPRSAYPLIQVLARALVGERTVLLGNAAQTIHPLGAQGFNLGLRDALTLAELLPEVGDPGSDALLQQYVARREEDRRQTIAFSGGLARVTSNPAPLLRPLRSLGLLAAQASDVQSMLVGGAMGFRGEVPALCRGATP
- a CDS encoding UbiH/UbiF family hydroxylase, which translates into the protein MNRRMRDVIVVGGGVVGAACALALADAGLDVTLVEGREPAHWQAAQPDLRVYAFAPDNAQLLQALGVWPAVLSARACAYRRMRVWDAAGGEELCFDADRLGREQLGWIVENDLLVDRLWAALPAAGVQLCCPARVEALEQDEDGVRLRLDDGRRLEARLAVAADGAESTLRQLAGLQVTREDYGQRGVVAYIDTEHDNEATAWQRFLTTGPLAVLPAGTRRSSIVWTLPDAEAERVLALDDVAFGQELTRAFGARLGAMTLASRRAAFPLRRQLATAYVAGRVVALGDAAHVVHPLAGQGVNLGLRDVAALRERVLQAQQRRQDWSSPDRLQRWARERRSDNTVSAYGFDAINKVFSNDEMHLTLARGRALGCVGKWPPLVSAFWKRAAGLG